A region from the Pseudonocardia petroleophila genome encodes:
- a CDS encoding LysR family transcriptional regulator produces MQIEWIHAFLAVVDRGGFTAAAVHLYRSQGRISSHIASLERELGAQLFDRDQRPARLTAAGEALVTHARAMVEELDAGRAAMASVQGLIRGAVTLATYPSAGAAFVPEVLRRFSEDFPGIRVELVEQAVRGIDRALDQGPALLAVRPTLPPPRSTHSLRHRLLWREPMCLVVPSGHRLADQETAALADLRGEQLVVSGHDLRYDTEAFRLLTRESIEPQIRFLSDQPQILVGLVRSGLALGFTNRLAIDSVRTDGVAVVGVSPRVYREVGVYWAPALAGSPAASALLETLLGTPVPDTTTDLR; encoded by the coding sequence GTGCAGATCGAGTGGATTCACGCGTTCCTCGCAGTGGTCGACCGCGGCGGGTTCACCGCGGCCGCCGTGCACCTCTACCGGTCCCAGGGGCGGATCTCCAGCCACATCGCGTCCCTGGAACGTGAGCTCGGCGCGCAGCTGTTCGACCGCGACCAGCGGCCCGCCCGGCTCACCGCCGCGGGGGAGGCCCTCGTGACCCACGCACGGGCCATGGTCGAGGAACTCGACGCCGGGCGGGCCGCGATGGCCTCCGTGCAGGGCCTGATCCGGGGCGCCGTCACGCTCGCGACCTACCCGAGCGCCGGCGCCGCATTCGTGCCCGAGGTGCTCCGCCGCTTCTCCGAGGACTTCCCCGGCATCCGCGTCGAGCTGGTCGAACAGGCGGTGCGCGGCATCGACCGGGCCCTGGACCAGGGGCCCGCCCTGCTCGCGGTCCGGCCGACCCTGCCGCCGCCACGCAGCACCCACTCGTTGCGCCACAGGCTGCTGTGGCGGGAGCCGATGTGCCTCGTCGTCCCGTCGGGGCACCGCCTGGCGGACCAGGAGACAGCGGCGCTGGCGGATCTGCGCGGAGAGCAGCTCGTCGTCTCCGGGCACGACCTGCGCTACGACACCGAGGCCTTCCGGCTGCTCACCCGGGAGAGCATCGAACCCCAGATCCGGTTCCTGTCCGACCAGCCGCAGATCCTCGTCGGCCTGGTCCGCAGCGGGCTCGCGCTCGGCTTCACCAACCGGCTCGCGATCGACAGCGTCCGGACCGACGGCGTGGCGGTCGTCGGGGTCTCCCCGCGGGTGTACCGCGAGGTCGGCGTGTACTGGGCACCGGCCCTGGCCGGCTCCCCGGCGGCGTCGGCGCTGCTCGAGACCCTGCTCGGGACGCCCGTGCCGGACACGACCACCGATCTCCGGTAG
- a CDS encoding SDR family NAD(P)-dependent oxidoreductase: MQSKLPEASVAGLVAIVTGSSSGIGRAIAGRLAAGGARVVVNSRDDGRAKEAADEIVAAGYEAVGVAADVSLPEGGQILVDAALAAYGRLDVLVNNAGIPLVRAAEEITPEEWATVLATNLTGPFHCAQAAARVMLPARSGTIINVSSVLGATAIPGRTGYSTAKHGLDGLTKSLAVEWAARGVRVLSVNPGYVATPFVEQTMSSGRFSADDIERRTPLGRLASPAEVAGVVAFLASPAASYMTGAQIPVDGGWLAYGGW, encoded by the coding sequence GTGCAGTCGAAACTCCCCGAAGCCTCGGTCGCCGGCCTGGTCGCGATCGTGACCGGCTCCAGCTCGGGCATCGGCAGGGCCATCGCCGGCCGGTTGGCCGCCGGAGGCGCCCGGGTCGTGGTCAACTCCCGCGACGACGGACGCGCGAAGGAGGCCGCCGACGAGATCGTGGCGGCCGGGTACGAGGCGGTCGGCGTCGCCGCGGACGTGAGCCTGCCCGAGGGCGGGCAGATCCTGGTCGACGCCGCCCTCGCGGCCTACGGCCGCCTCGACGTGCTGGTCAACAACGCCGGCATCCCGCTCGTGCGGGCCGCCGAGGAGATCACCCCCGAAGAGTGGGCGACCGTCCTCGCCACCAATCTCACCGGCCCGTTCCACTGCGCCCAGGCCGCGGCGCGGGTCATGCTGCCGGCCCGCAGCGGGACGATCATCAACGTCTCGTCGGTGCTCGGGGCGACCGCGATCCCCGGCCGCACCGGCTACTCCACCGCCAAGCACGGCCTGGACGGGCTGACGAAGTCGCTCGCCGTCGAGTGGGCCGCCCGCGGCGTCCGCGTGCTGTCGGTGAACCCCGGCTACGTGGCGACCCCGTTCGTCGAGCAGACCATGAGCAGCGGCCGCTTCTCGGCCGACGACATCGAGCGCCGCACCCCGCTGGGCCGCCTGGCGTCGCCGGCCGAGGTCGCCGGGGTCGTCGCGTTCCTCGCGTCCCCCGCGGCCTCCTACATGACCGGTGCCCAGATCCCGGTCGACGGCGGCTGGCTCGCCTACGGCGGCTGGTGA
- a CDS encoding thiamine pyrophosphate-dependent enzyme has protein sequence MSGFAPQFRPEQGEATPWTVLRPDGGLEPDRAATMTDEQLREACELMLFSRAFDEKGFSLQRQGRFGTFSPVRGQEASVVGAAFALDPARDWVVPQYRELPALLRQGLPLEQFMLTFLGDPRGGAAPEGVNVLPIQIGLAAQLPQAVGLAWGHALQGRDSVVAVFCGDGASSEGDFHEACNLAGTLRAPVVFVVQNNGWAISTPRARQSAAATLAGRAPGYGIPGALVDGNDLLAVHQVVADAVARARAGEGPTLVETLTYRLGDHNTADDASRYQPAEELEAWAPRDPISRVLTHLRTRELWDDAHDTAVRERIAARIDEAVRTVEAMEPPGVEHLFEHVTETLSSRLQGQRAELQAQVRTR, from the coding sequence ATGTCCGGATTCGCCCCGCAGTTCCGCCCCGAGCAGGGGGAGGCGACCCCGTGGACGGTGCTGCGCCCCGACGGCGGGCTGGAGCCCGACCGCGCGGCCACGATGACCGACGAGCAGCTCCGCGAGGCCTGCGAGCTCATGCTGTTCTCCCGCGCCTTCGACGAGAAGGGCTTCAGCCTGCAGCGCCAGGGGCGTTTCGGCACGTTCTCGCCGGTCCGCGGGCAGGAGGCGTCCGTGGTGGGCGCGGCGTTCGCGCTCGACCCGGCCCGCGACTGGGTCGTCCCGCAGTACCGCGAGCTGCCCGCGCTGCTTCGCCAGGGCCTGCCGCTCGAGCAGTTCATGCTGACCTTCCTCGGTGACCCGCGCGGCGGCGCCGCACCCGAGGGCGTGAACGTGCTGCCCATCCAGATCGGCCTGGCCGCCCAGCTCCCGCAGGCCGTCGGGCTCGCGTGGGGCCACGCGCTGCAGGGCCGCGACAGCGTCGTCGCGGTCTTCTGCGGGGACGGCGCCTCGTCGGAGGGCGACTTCCACGAGGCCTGCAACCTCGCCGGCACCTTGCGCGCGCCCGTCGTCTTCGTCGTGCAGAACAACGGCTGGGCGATCTCCACCCCGCGCGCCCGGCAGTCCGCCGCGGCGACGCTCGCGGGCCGCGCGCCGGGCTACGGGATCCCCGGTGCCCTGGTCGACGGCAACGACCTGCTCGCCGTTCACCAGGTCGTGGCCGACGCCGTGGCCCGCGCCCGGGCCGGTGAGGGCCCGACGCTGGTCGAGACGCTGACCTACCGGCTCGGCGACCACAACACCGCGGACGACGCCAGCCGCTACCAGCCCGCGGAGGAGCTGGAGGCGTGGGCGCCGCGGGACCCGATCAGTCGCGTCCTGACCCACCTGCGGACGCGCGAGCTGTGGGACGACGCCCACGACACCGCGGTGCGCGAGCGGATCGCCGCCCGGATCGACGAGGCGGTGCGGACCGTCGAGGCGATGGAACCGCCCGGTGTCGAGCACCTCTTCGAGCACGTGACCGAGACGCTGTCGTCCCGGCTGCAGGGCCAGCGCGCCGAACTCCAGGCCCAGGTGAGAACCCGATGA